Genomic segment of Drosophila simulans strain w501 chromosome 2R, Prin_Dsim_3.1, whole genome shotgun sequence:
CTTCATCAATCGATGTGAGTCTGCGTGGCGGAGCATCCAGGTGGAGTTCTTCTGGTCGTTGAAGGGTTCATAGAAGGATGCCTTTGGTTTGTTTGAAGTGGCTTTGCTGTGGTATCTTATTGTACGTTcttggatttggatttaaaATTACAGCACTGTCTGCTGGTCGCTTAAGATTCGATTTTTTGAGGGTATTTTGTAACTCTTGGGTTAAATTCGTACTTGATGTTGGAAtgaatttttcacatttactTCTTATAGGAGGTGGTTGTTTACATATCGTAGGCAAGGATTTTGGACTGAAATTCGAGATGTTTTTCAGATGGCTCGGCCCATAAGGGGAAACTGCTTTGTTGGCTATGTGCGCTAGTGATATCAAAACTGGACTCTTTGGTTCCGTCACTTCGGAGTAGAGATCGGATATACTTCTCACCATGAAGGGAACGGTTTTCTTCTTGTACTTGCCGTATAAGTTATTGATTTCCAGCTCGCTGAGCGCGCTCAGGAGCTTTGGAATGGACACAACATCGCTGTCTCCGAAGAGATCTCTTAACAATCTTACCATTTCGTCTTGCTCTCCCAATAGGAGCAATACATCTCCAAAGTCCTCGCCGTTGCCACACCACTTGTACTTGCGATTCAGCGCCCTCAACCGAAGGATGTAGTCCTGCATCATGTGGAGTAGCTTTCCCAGAGTTTCGGGAGCCATGGGATCGGAGAGGAAACCATTGCTATCGAAATGTGCACTGGCGGAGAACAAATCCTGATCTGGAAATCCACTTAGTGGCACCTTGTATCTCCTTCGTTTTCTGGATATCATCATCACTTTTCTATAGTTGGCATACAGCAGGCGAAGCAAAATATAATGAGCTGCCTCTGGAGATCGACATAATCTTTTCGCCAAGGCGAATATAACCCGTCGATTAACCTCCAGCCAGCGCGGTGGCAAGGTGTCGCAGAGATCGGGGTTTGGCTCCCGATCCGGACCCCTTATGAAAGGATTCTCGGCGAGGGGCCGACTGCCCAGTGGACAGCAGCTGGAGATGGTGCGCACCGGGCAGTGTGGACAGCTGTAGGGAATCGGTGGACATGGTGTCCGGCGGAGGCGACAGCAGTGGATGCACATCGATCGAGGTGGCCAGAGGTAGAATTGAAACACTGTAAACAAGCCAGCTTGGACCGACTTTCAATTtggaattttcaaaaatgatgCTGATTGGGGTCCAAATAAACGACATTCTTTCGAAACCTGAGCCGCAAGGAGACGCAAACATTTTGAAACGGTCGGTTTCTACGAGCAGCTGACACAAAGATTGATGACATAAAGGGCACTGCTAGACGTTTGCTCTATAAATATCTTGGTTGTtcttataaaaaatagttcaTATTTTTCTTAGGCTAGCTTTAATGTTTATTGCTATGTACGATTATCTGCCGCATAGCATTGTCTGAATTGCAACTCGAATTTAGAATGTATTGCACTCGTTTATCATTCTCTTAAAGCAATGAAGATTAATTCAAAGGTTCTAGGTacagctcctcctcgcttGGCACTTGCTCCACTTTACTAAATTGTTAAAGGTAGGAAAATAACTTAAgcaattggttttttttttgtagataGCTTACCTGTTTAGAACATCACAAGACTTTAATTTCGACTCGTTTGCCGCTTGCAGTTGTTTCAGCCTTTCTGGAACATCGTTAGTGGCCAAAATCATGCCACCAAGTCTGTGTTTAAGGGCGGAAAATGTTGGCCTGTGTGATGGCACGGAGCTCCAGCAGCTTTCCATCAGTGAAAACCTGAGTTCAGCAAATGTGATCAACAATTGTGTACTTCGCTAAGCACTGATACCCACATTTCCTGCGTACATCCCTCCGGTCGCTTCATCCGATGACCTTGTCGAAGTAGCTGCAAGAGATCACTGGGAGACACCGACGGGTATGGCATTCCACCGAGAGTGGTGATCTCATAGAGCAGCACACCAAAGGACCAACTAAGAGGGTAGACATTAGCCACAAAATCACTTCggatttaacaaaaatatattatatacttacacATCGCTCTGGCTGGTGTACACCTGATGGGTGAGGGACTCCAGCGCGAGCCACTTGATGGGCAGCTTGCCACTTCCTCCGGACTTTCGGTACACGTTCTCATGATACACATCTCGACTCAGTctaaaaagaaatacaaaataactTCTCAAATCACTGGACTTTCAGAGATAGATACCCACCCAAAATCTGCTATCTTGATGCTGCGATCTAGGGAGATTAGCACATTCCGGGCAGCCAGATCCCGATGCACTACTTTGTTTTGGGCCAGAAATTCCTAAAATGGCAAATGACACAtgttaaactttttaattacatttgggGATGGAGTGGATGTAGACTACCATTCCCACCGCCACCTGTTGGGCGATGTCTAGCAAATCTGCGTATTTCAGTGGTATTCTGGGCTTGGTATCCGATGAGTCGAGGCAATCAAAGTATTCCTTGTTCTCAAAGATTCGCTTCTTGCTGTCCGATTTGAAATCCAGCTTGGAGTCTTTCTTGAGCTGCGGCTTTAGCTTCCGTTTTGACTGGTCCTTCGGAGCTACTGCAGCTTTGGGAATGTAACTGCCACCGATGTTTTCAATGTCCTCCAGGCCATAGCCCTTGTTGTCGGCTGCATTGGTGATTCGGGTGAGGGTGTAGGTCTCACATCGACTTGAGTGCGTCTGATCCGATTCACTCTCCTCTTCCACAGTGGACAGCATCGAGCTGTTGATGTCCTCTATGCGATCATGGATGGAATTGCGAGGTAGTCGGTTAAACCGTCGGTTGTCCACGTTCTGTTCAAGGTTCTTCATAAGTCCAATTGCATTTTGCTCCTGTCTGTACTTCCACTCCTCACTAAGTAGATTATAGGATCATTAGTTGTCGAATGTGTATAAAAAGAACTTACCGTAAAAAGTTCTGCAGGCTTCCAAGGCTGCAGTATTCAATTAGCAACATCATCTGGTTGCTAAACCGAGTCGAGTATCCCACGATACCCACAATATTTGGATGCTTGCCCACGGCCTTGAGCATCTGAATTTCGCACTTGAACGCATATACGTCCTCGTCATTTGGTTCATCTGTGAGAACAAAAATCCAATGATTATTCAAGGACTTCAATACAAAATGGTACAACCTTTCAGCAACTTGACGGCCACTTGGCGTTTCTTGTAAACTCCACGTCGCACCAAGCCAAAGGCTCCCTCGCCGAGGACATCCTGAAGGAGCACCGAGTGTGGCTCCACCTCCAGCTCGTCCATTACTTCTAGACTCTCGTTTGCCGAGAGGGTGACCAGCAGGCCACTGCTGTCCATCAGGGAGAGATGAAATTCACTGGCTTTCGCATCCTTAGCCTCCATTTTCAGCGCCTGAACCTCCGAACGATTTCGTCTGCAGAACGTGAGCGAGCACAGCATCAAAATGCAGCATATT
This window contains:
- the LOC6733419 gene encoding tyrosine-protein kinase receptor torso isoform X2, with the protein product MLIFYAKYAFIFWFFVGSNQGEMLLMDKISHDKTLLNVTACTQNCLEKGQMDFRSCLKDCRHNETFPGALRKVQENYQMNMICRTESEIVFQIDWVQHSRESEPAPNATYIIRVDAVKDNNKETTLYLSDDNFLILPGLESNSSHNITALAMHGDGSYSLIAKDQTFATLIRGYQPSKMGAVNLLRFVPQPDDLHHIAAEIEWKPSAESNCYFDMVSYSTNSVNMDEPLEVQFRDRKKLYRHTVENLEFDKQYHVGVRTVNIMNRLESDLQWLPIAAPSCLDWYPYNYTLCPPHKPENLTVTQKQYLPNILALNITWARPKYLPDNYTLHIFDLFKGGTELNFTLDQNRSHFYVPKIMVLGSHFEVHLVAQSAGGKNVSGLTLDKVPREGNVVKLVLFIIVPICCILMLCSLTFCRRNRSEVQALKMEAKDAKASEFHLSLMDSSGLLVTLSANESLEVMDELEVEPHSVLLQDVLGEGAFGLVRRGVYKKRQVAVKLLKDEPNDEDVYAFKCEIQMLKAVGKHPNIVGIVGYSTRFSNQMMLLIEYCSLGSLQNFLREEWKYRQEQNAIGLMKNLEQNVDNRRFNRLPRNSIHDRIEDINSSMLSTVEEESESDQTHSSRCETYTLTRITNAADNKGYGLEDIENIGGSYIPKAAVAPKDQSKRKLKPQLKKDSKLDFKSDSKKRIFENKEYFDCLDSSDTKPRIPLKYADLLDIAQQVAVGMEFLAQNKVVHRDLAARNVLISLDRSIKIADFGLSRDVYHENVYRKSGGSGKLPIKWLALESLTHQVYTSQSDVWSFGVLLYEITTLGGMPYPSVSPSDLLQLLRQGHRMKRPEGCTQEMFSLMESCWSSVPSHRPTFSALKHRLGGMILATNDVPERLKQLQAANESKLKSCDVLNSKVEQVPSEEELYLEPLN
- the LOC6733419 gene encoding tyrosine-protein kinase receptor torso isoform X1, yielding MLIFYAKYAFIFWFFVGSNQGEMLLMDKISHDKTLLNVTACTQNCLEKGQMDFRSCLKDCRHNETFPGALRKVQENYQMNMICRTESEIVFQIDWVQHSRESEPAPNATYIIRVDAVKDNNKETTLYLSDDNFLILPGLESNSSHNITALAMHGDGSYSLIAKDQTFATLIRGYQPSKMGAVNLLRFVPQPDDLHHIAAEIEWKPSAESNCYFDMVSYSTNSVNMDEPLEVQFRDRKKLYRHTVENLEFDKQYHVGVRTVNIMNRLESDLQWLPIAAPSCLDWYPYNYTLCPPHKPENLTVTQKQYLPNILALNITWARPKYLPDNYTLHIFDLFKGGTELNFTLDQNRSHFYVPKIMVLGSHFEVHLVAQSAGGKNVSGLTLDKVPRGVLLSEGNVVKLVLFIIVPICCILMLCSLTFCRRNRSEVQALKMEAKDAKASEFHLSLMDSSGLLVTLSANESLEVMDELEVEPHSVLLQDVLGEGAFGLVRRGVYKKRQVAVKLLKDEPNDEDVYAFKCEIQMLKAVGKHPNIVGIVGYSTRFSNQMMLLIEYCSLGSLQNFLREEWKYRQEQNAIGLMKNLEQNVDNRRFNRLPRNSIHDRIEDINSSMLSTVEEESESDQTHSSRCETYTLTRITNAADNKGYGLEDIENIGGSYIPKAAVAPKDQSKRKLKPQLKKDSKLDFKSDSKKRIFENKEYFDCLDSSDTKPRIPLKYADLLDIAQQVAVGMEFLAQNKVVHRDLAARNVLISLDRSIKIADFGLSRDVYHENVYRKSGGSGKLPIKWLALESLTHQVYTSQSDVWSFGVLLYEITTLGGMPYPSVSPSDLLQLLRQGHRMKRPEGCTQEMFSLMESCWSSVPSHRPTFSALKHRLGGMILATNDVPERLKQLQAANESKLKSCDVLNSKVEQVPSEEELYLEPLN
- the LOC27206144 gene encoding uncharacterized protein LOC27206144 — translated: MCIHCCRLRRTPCPPIPYSCPHCPVRTISSCCPLGSRPLAENPFIRGPDREPNPDLCDTLPPRWLEVNRRVIFALAKRLCRSPEAAHYILLRLLYANYRKVMMISRKRRRYKVPLSGFPDQDLFSASAHFDSNGFLSDPMAPETLGKLLHMMQDYILRLRALNRKYKWCGNGEDFGDVLLLLGEQDEMVRLLRDLFGDSDVVSIPKLLSALSELEINNLYGKYKKKTVPFMVRSISDLYSEVTEPKSPVLISLAHIANKAVSPYGPSHLKNISNFSPKSLPTICKQPPPIRSKCEKFIPTSSTNLTQELQNTLKKSNLKRPADSAVILNPNPRTYNKIPQQSHFKQTKGILL